The Punica granatum isolate Tunisia-2019 chromosome 4, ASM765513v2, whole genome shotgun sequence genome has a window encoding:
- the LOC116202236 gene encoding putative dual specificity protein phosphatase DSP8, whose translation MYIEELREGEVATGQDQLVLHEPCGNGLVVSEAKRVLVGAGARALFYPTLLYNVLRNRVQVEFRWWDRVDEFVLLGAVPFPADVPRLRELGVGGVVTLNEPYETLVSTSLYHASNIDHLVIPTRDYLFAPSFSDICLAVDFIHKNASLGRTTYVHCKAGRGRSTTIVLCYLVRHKRMTPEAAYNYVKSVRPRVLLASSQLQAVQDYYHSITVKSRGITNGTKSILGKPGSIREADLPAFDDGSVVIVTKSDLEGYSPKDEELGIMSIASQLAMARLSCLWPSSYSFQKKQGSSVSVLGNLGVGIKVY comes from the exons ATGTATATAGAGGAGTTGAGGGAAGGAGAGGTGGCGACTGGACAGGATCAATTGGTTCTTCATGAGCCCTGTGGTAATGGGTTAGTTGTTTCAGAAGCGAAGCGGGTTCTGGTGGGAGCCGGTGCCCGGGCTCTCTTCTATCCGACCCTTCTCTACAATGTCCTCCGGAACAGAGTTCAGGTGGAGTTCCGCTGGTGGGATAGGGTTGATGAG TTTGTACTGCTAGGCGCAGTTCCCTTTCCCGCTGATGTCCCGCGCTTGAGGGAGCTCGGTGTGGGCGGGGTTGTGACCTTGAATGAGCCTTACGAAACTCTAGTCTCCACATCATTGTATCAT GCTTCTAATATTGATCATCTGGTGATTCCAACGAGAGATTATCTTTTTGCTCCGTCATTTTCTGATATTTGCCTAGCTGTTGACTTTATACATA aaaatGCATCTCTTGGGAGAACAACCTATGTCCATTGCAAAGCCGGCCGAGGCCGCAGCACAACCATTGTCCTGTGTTACCTG GTCCGGCACAAACGAATGACACCAGAAGCTGCATATAATTATGTGAAGTCAGTCAGGCCAAGGGTCCTCTTGGCTTCGTCCCAGTTGCAG GCTGTTCAAGATTACTACCATTCTATAACGGTCAAGAGCAGAGGAATCACCAATGGCACAAAAAGTATATTAGGAAAACCAGGAAGCATCAGAGAGGCCGACTTACCTGCCTTTGACGATGGCTCTGTGGTGATTGTGACAAAGTCTGACCTCGAAGGGTACAGTCCAAAGGACGAAGAACTCGGTATCATGAGCATTGCTAGTCAGCTAGCCATGGCAAGGCTTTCATGCCTGTGGCCTAGCAGCTATTCGTTTCAGAAGAAGCAAGGAAGCTCCGTTTCTGTACTGGGGAATCTCGGTGTTGGTATCAAGGTCTACTGA
- the LOC116206425 gene encoding uncharacterized protein LOC116206425, with product MADLTSPSKAHSPTKPTMTSITTTTTTTTTTGGFLLKSLLCALFLFALPLFPSEAPAFLSHTPFTNLWELLHLLFIGIAVSYGLFSRRNADDPIQASGFPDPNSSRMENLLSIFDVGCHEKGQLQLQLQRWDSGQAQGETFAFNEKPKTNSFNSGNSVEIPSGYAENTEIQSWNSQYFQCQPMIVVAHPNYSPKDDVDNKPLGLPVRSLRSSTAGPARTRPRTRSGSCSSSGSGDSSIGSDGCKNGNFGEVGPLNLEEKFDETVSLPSPIPWGSRSGRMDTRRASRPTALKLPLHSRHLSVEESQFRNPKSRFLRSNTSFASHTSSVSSSSPNEQSPVRSATPDFLEVKMEEVREKNRDLRPSVTASPTDGVGSLFDSNSYECANRVPLEKGVKVNVWDWKDFAKDEILDSSHAHEYSKHAQRKFSNELKYLSDDDKQDILKNKAQAQGSHPRNRMNGSFNDSDGPINCKEGSPVAGWSSRREDNSNSSCTEGSIQGSSKLNPNPQKDSIKASFRGKSVRTFRTDGKTMGREKIEQTRKGNTTGPVQHKHDHLGPSYPMKAKELHALGDEFVFLNEDAVGRSSDAARTNSSNYQMHDEKKFQDMESINSKEEVVELQAKSKPYAGDDIDGVSDVGTEADEVDRKAGEFIAKFREQIRLQKTASIDSSSVLDFMEDHYQ from the exons ATGGCGGATCTAACCTCCCCCTCCAAGGCCCACTCCCCAACAAAGCCCACAATGACCTccatcaccaccaccaccaccaccaccaccaccaccggtGGCTTCCTCCTCAAGTCGCTCCTCTGCGCCCTCTTCCTCTTTGCCCTCCCTCTCTTCCCTTCCGAGGCTCCCGCATTCCTCTCCCACACTCCCTTCACCAACCTCTGGGAGCTCCTCCACCTCCTTTTCATCGGCATTGCCGTCTCCTACGGCCTCTTCAGCCGCCGGAATGCCGACGACCCCATCCAAGCTTCCGGCTTTCCCGACCCCAACTCCTCCAGAATGGAGAACCTCCTGTCGATTTTCGATGTCGG GTGTCATGAGAAGGGACAACTTCAGCTTCAGCTTCAACGTTGGGATTCCGGGCAGGCTCAAGGTGAGACCTTTGCGTTCAACGAGAAACCGAAGACGAATTCTTTTAATTCCGGAAATTCTGTTGAGATCCCGAGCGGGTATGCGGAGAATACCGAGATTCAGAGCTGGAACTCTCAGTACTTCCAGTGCCAGCCAATGATTGTGGTAGCTCACCCGAACTATAGTCCCAAAGATGACGTCGATAATAAGCCTCTAGGGTTACCTGTTAGGAGTCTAAGATCGAGTACTGCAGGGCCTGCTAGGACTAGACCTAGGACTAGAAGCGGCTCGTGTTCTAGTTCGGGCTCTGGAGATTCTTCCATTGGATCGGATGGTTGTAAAAATGGAAACTTTGGTGAAGTGGGTCCTTTGAATCTGGAGGAGAAGTTCGATGAGACGGTTTCACTGCCTTCCCCCATTCCCTGGGGTTCGAGATCGGGAAGGATGGATACTAGAAGGGCCTCGAGGCCTACTGCCCTTAAACTGCCTCTGCATTCTCGTCATCTCTCCGTTGAAGAGTCCCAATTTAGGAATCCCAAGTCAAGGTTCCTCAGGTCTAATACATCTTTTGCATCCCATACAAGTTCTGTATCCTCTTCTTCACCCAATGAGCAATCTCCGGTACGTTCTGCAACTCCCGACTTCCTTGAAGTCAAAATGGAGGAGGTTCGGGAGAAGAACAGGGATCTACGGCCTTCTGTCACGGCTTCCCCAACTGATGGTGTTGGCTCGCTCTTTGATTCGAACTCTTATGAATGCGCAAACAGGGTTCCCCTTGAAAAGGGAGTGAAGGTAAATGTGTGGGATTGGAAAGACTTTGCCAAAGATGAAATACTTGATTCATCACATGCCCATGAGTATAGTAAGCATGCTCAGAGAAAGTTCAGCAATGAGCTGAAGTACTTGAGCGATGATGATAAACAGGATATCTTGAAGAATAAAGCCCAAGCCCAAGGATCTCATCCACGAAATCGTATGAATGGTTCCTTTAATGATAGCGATGGTCCCATAAACTGCAAGGAGGGTTCCCCGGTTGCAGGTTGGAGCAGCAGGAGAGAGGATAATTCTAATTCATCTTGCACTGAAGGTTCAATTCAGGGTTCTTCGaagctcaatccaaatcctcaAAAAGATAGCATCAAAGCTTCTTTTAGGGGTAAATCAGTAAGAACATTCAGAACGGATGGGAAAACAATGGGGAGGGAGAAAATTGAACAGACTCGTAAAGGCAACACCACTGGGCCAGTACAACATAAGCACGATCATCTCGGACCGTCTTATCCAATGAAAGCAAAGGAATTACATGCACTTGGCGATGAGTTTGTCTTTCTGAATGAAGATGCTGTTGGAAGATCATCGGATGCGGCAAGGACAAACTCTTCGAACTACCAGATGCATGACGAGAAAAAGTTTCAGGATATGGAGTCAATCAACTCCAAGGAGGAGGTTGTGGAGTTGCAAGCAAAGTCCAAGCCTTATGCAGGGGATGATATTGATGGCGTTAGCGATGTAGGGACAGAAGCTGATGAGGTTGATAGAAAGGCTGGTGAATTTATAGCTAAGTTCCGGGAACAAATCAGGCTTCAGAAAACGGCATCTATTGATTCGTCAAGTGTTCTAGATTTCATGGAAGACCATTATCAATGA
- the LOC116205817 gene encoding GPI mannosyltransferase 3 isoform X2 — MSLLPRFFLSRPNSRENPDVPPLAITSRRRHLGISVSTDHCQHRPSVRQATRAMRRQRINVPSPDPDRDKSQNPPHSTEKRPKPQDSHSFHSERNVFLLCLAMRAVNSLLVQTYFNPDEHWQALEVAHKIAFGYGHLTWEWKEGIRSYLHPMVFALLYKVLALLGLDKPWLMVKAPRLLQSFFCAIGDLYLHKLSHVLFGYCVARWALFSELLNWFMFFCFPRTLSNSLETVLTLVGLYYWPCLRASSSRDPAVSRSWGLFVAALACAIRPTSAIIWAYIGLLELWFTSDRMKFIFLETIPIGALVLGFTFLLDRLVYGSWVFVPLNFLKFNFLSSGGDYYGTHVWHWYFSQGFTVMLFTFLPFSLAGIAMAKHWRLSGLIGWVLGLYSVLGHKEFRFVLPVLPVALIFSGVYLASLSNPHGLRNKKEQSSKSCMIWPAKMRWAVVFLLVTNIPMALYMSLVHQRGSEDVMNFLSREAANDRLKSILFLMPCHATPYYSALHRNIPMRFLDCSPSEERSIPDESDGFMMDPSGFASELAKNWSLPSHIVLFDSEERKLQEFLSLHSFKEIKRFFHANFKVDRDLQASVAVYALTAP, encoded by the exons CAATGAGAAGACAGAGAATCAATGTCCCGTCCCCTGATCCTGACAGGGACAAATCCCAGAATCCACCTCATTCCACTGAAAAGAGACCAAAGCCGCAAGACTCTCATTCCTTTCActcagaaaggaatgtctTTCTGCTATGTTTGGCAATGCGGGCGGTGAACTCTTTGCTGGTCCAAACATACTTTAACCCAGATGAGCATTGGCAAGCTCTTGAAGTTGCCCACAAAATTGCATTTGG CTATGGACATTTAACATGGGAGTGGAAAGAGGGTATCCGTAGTTACTTGCATCCAATGGTTTTTGCTCTGCTCTACAAAGTTCTTGCCCTTTTGGGTCTTGATAAACCTTGGCTCATG GTGAAGGCTCCAAGGTTGCTCCAGTCCTTCTTTTGCGCAATTGGAGATCTTTACCTGCACAAACTCTCGCATGTGCTCTTCGGTTATTGTGTGGCTAGATGGGCA CTATTCTCTGAACTCTTGAATTGGTTCATGTTCTTCTGTTTCCCTCGAACGCTGTCGAATAGTCTTGAGACAGTCCTCACGCTCGTAGGATTGTATTACTGGCCATGCTTGAGAGCTTCTTCTAGTAGAGACCCTGCAGTGTCAAGGAGCTGGGGCTTGTTTGTTGCGGCACTTGCTTGTGCTATAAGACCAACAAGTGCAATTATATGGGCATACATTGGTCTACTTGAGTTGTGGTTCACGAGTGATAGAATGAAATTCATCTTTCTCGAGACTATTCCTATTGG GGCGCTGGTACTAGGATTTACATTCTTACTGGACCGACTGGTGTATGGGTCGTGGGTCTTTGTCCCACTTAACTTTCTCAAGTTCAATTTTCTCTCCTCGGGTGGTGACTACTATGGGACTCATGTGTGGCACTGGTACTTTAGTCAGGGATTCACTGTTATGCTATTTACATTCTTGCCCTTCTCCCTAGCGGGCATCGCCATGGCCAAACACTGGAGACTCTCGGGCCTCATTGGCTGGGTCTTAGGGCTTTACAGTGTCCTTGGGCACAAAGAATTCAG GTTTGTGTTGCCTGTTCTTCCTGTAGCTTTGATCTTCTCTGGTGTTTATCTGGCTTCGTTATCAAACCCTCATGGTTTGAGAAATAAGAAGGAGCAATCTTCAAAAAGCTGCATGATATGGCCAGCAAAAATGAGATGGGCAGTGGTTTTCTTGCTAGTTACCAACATTCCAATGGCATTGTATATGAGCTTGGTTCATCAG AGGGGAAGTGAAGATGTGATGAACTTTCTATCAAGAGAGGCAGCCAATGATAGGTTGAAGAGCATCCTCTTCCTGATGCCTTGCCATGCCACGCCTTACTACTCTGCCCTTCACCGCAACATTCCAATGCGTTTCTTAGACTGCTCTCCGAG TGAGGAGAGGAGCATCCCAGATGAATCGGACGGTTTCATGATGGACCCATCAGGCTTTGCTTCTGAACTAGCCAAAAACTGGTCGCTTCCAAGTCACATTGTGTTGTTTGATtcagaagaaagaaaactGCAGGAATTTCTGTCACTGCATTCTTTTAAAGAG ATAAAGAGATTTTTCCATGCCAACTTCAAGGTGGACCGGGACCTGCAAGCATCAGTTGCCGTTTATGCTTTGACAGCTCCATGA
- the LOC116205817 gene encoding GPI mannosyltransferase 3 isoform X4 — translation MRRQRINVPSPDPDRDKSQNPPHSTEKRPKPQDSHSFHSERNVFLLCLAMRAVNSLLVQTYFNPDEHWQALEVAHKIAFGYGHLTWEWKEGIRSYLHPMVFALLYKVLALLGLDKPWLMVKAPRLLQSFFCAIGDLYLHKLSHVLFGYCVARWALFSELLNWFMFFCFPRTLSNSLETVLTLVGLYYWPCLRASSSRDPAVSRSWGLFVAALACAIRPTSAIIWAYIGLLELWFTSDRMKFIFLETIPIGALVLGFTFLLDRLVYGSWVFVPLNFLKFNFLSSGGDYYGTHVWHWYFSQGFTVMLFTFLPFSLAGIAMAKHWRLSGLIGWVLGLYSVLGHKEFRFVLPVLPVALIFSGVYLASLSNPHGLRNKKEQSSKSCMIWPAKMRWAVVFLLVTNIPMALYMSLVHQRGSEDVMNFLSREAANDRLKSILFLMPCHATPYYSALHRNIPMRFLDCSPSEERSIPDESDGFMMDPSGFASELAKNWSLPSHIVLFDSEERKLQEFLSLHSFKEIKRFFHANFKVDRDLQASVAVYALTAP, via the exons ATGAGAAGACAGAGAATCAATGTCCCGTCCCCTGATCCTGACAGGGACAAATCCCAGAATCCACCTCATTCCACTGAAAAGAGACCAAAGCCGCAAGACTCTCATTCCTTTCActcagaaaggaatgtctTTCTGCTATGTTTGGCAATGCGGGCGGTGAACTCTTTGCTGGTCCAAACATACTTTAACCCAGATGAGCATTGGCAAGCTCTTGAAGTTGCCCACAAAATTGCATTTGG CTATGGACATTTAACATGGGAGTGGAAAGAGGGTATCCGTAGTTACTTGCATCCAATGGTTTTTGCTCTGCTCTACAAAGTTCTTGCCCTTTTGGGTCTTGATAAACCTTGGCTCATG GTGAAGGCTCCAAGGTTGCTCCAGTCCTTCTTTTGCGCAATTGGAGATCTTTACCTGCACAAACTCTCGCATGTGCTCTTCGGTTATTGTGTGGCTAGATGGGCA CTATTCTCTGAACTCTTGAATTGGTTCATGTTCTTCTGTTTCCCTCGAACGCTGTCGAATAGTCTTGAGACAGTCCTCACGCTCGTAGGATTGTATTACTGGCCATGCTTGAGAGCTTCTTCTAGTAGAGACCCTGCAGTGTCAAGGAGCTGGGGCTTGTTTGTTGCGGCACTTGCTTGTGCTATAAGACCAACAAGTGCAATTATATGGGCATACATTGGTCTACTTGAGTTGTGGTTCACGAGTGATAGAATGAAATTCATCTTTCTCGAGACTATTCCTATTGG GGCGCTGGTACTAGGATTTACATTCTTACTGGACCGACTGGTGTATGGGTCGTGGGTCTTTGTCCCACTTAACTTTCTCAAGTTCAATTTTCTCTCCTCGGGTGGTGACTACTATGGGACTCATGTGTGGCACTGGTACTTTAGTCAGGGATTCACTGTTATGCTATTTACATTCTTGCCCTTCTCCCTAGCGGGCATCGCCATGGCCAAACACTGGAGACTCTCGGGCCTCATTGGCTGGGTCTTAGGGCTTTACAGTGTCCTTGGGCACAAAGAATTCAG GTTTGTGTTGCCTGTTCTTCCTGTAGCTTTGATCTTCTCTGGTGTTTATCTGGCTTCGTTATCAAACCCTCATGGTTTGAGAAATAAGAAGGAGCAATCTTCAAAAAGCTGCATGATATGGCCAGCAAAAATGAGATGGGCAGTGGTTTTCTTGCTAGTTACCAACATTCCAATGGCATTGTATATGAGCTTGGTTCATCAG AGGGGAAGTGAAGATGTGATGAACTTTCTATCAAGAGAGGCAGCCAATGATAGGTTGAAGAGCATCCTCTTCCTGATGCCTTGCCATGCCACGCCTTACTACTCTGCCCTTCACCGCAACATTCCAATGCGTTTCTTAGACTGCTCTCCGAG TGAGGAGAGGAGCATCCCAGATGAATCGGACGGTTTCATGATGGACCCATCAGGCTTTGCTTCTGAACTAGCCAAAAACTGGTCGCTTCCAAGTCACATTGTGTTGTTTGATtcagaagaaagaaaactGCAGGAATTTCTGTCACTGCATTCTTTTAAAGAG ATAAAGAGATTTTTCCATGCCAACTTCAAGGTGGACCGGGACCTGCAAGCATCAGTTGCCGTTTATGCTTTGACAGCTCCATGA
- the LOC116205817 gene encoding GPI mannosyltransferase 3 isoform X1: MSLLPRFFLSRPNSRENPDVPPLAITSRRRHLGISVSTDHCQHRPSVRQATRAAMRRQRINVPSPDPDRDKSQNPPHSTEKRPKPQDSHSFHSERNVFLLCLAMRAVNSLLVQTYFNPDEHWQALEVAHKIAFGYGHLTWEWKEGIRSYLHPMVFALLYKVLALLGLDKPWLMVKAPRLLQSFFCAIGDLYLHKLSHVLFGYCVARWALFSELLNWFMFFCFPRTLSNSLETVLTLVGLYYWPCLRASSSRDPAVSRSWGLFVAALACAIRPTSAIIWAYIGLLELWFTSDRMKFIFLETIPIGALVLGFTFLLDRLVYGSWVFVPLNFLKFNFLSSGGDYYGTHVWHWYFSQGFTVMLFTFLPFSLAGIAMAKHWRLSGLIGWVLGLYSVLGHKEFRFVLPVLPVALIFSGVYLASLSNPHGLRNKKEQSSKSCMIWPAKMRWAVVFLLVTNIPMALYMSLVHQRGSEDVMNFLSREAANDRLKSILFLMPCHATPYYSALHRNIPMRFLDCSPSEERSIPDESDGFMMDPSGFASELAKNWSLPSHIVLFDSEERKLQEFLSLHSFKEIKRFFHANFKVDRDLQASVAVYALTAP; the protein is encoded by the exons CAGCAATGAGAAGACAGAGAATCAATGTCCCGTCCCCTGATCCTGACAGGGACAAATCCCAGAATCCACCTCATTCCACTGAAAAGAGACCAAAGCCGCAAGACTCTCATTCCTTTCActcagaaaggaatgtctTTCTGCTATGTTTGGCAATGCGGGCGGTGAACTCTTTGCTGGTCCAAACATACTTTAACCCAGATGAGCATTGGCAAGCTCTTGAAGTTGCCCACAAAATTGCATTTGG CTATGGACATTTAACATGGGAGTGGAAAGAGGGTATCCGTAGTTACTTGCATCCAATGGTTTTTGCTCTGCTCTACAAAGTTCTTGCCCTTTTGGGTCTTGATAAACCTTGGCTCATG GTGAAGGCTCCAAGGTTGCTCCAGTCCTTCTTTTGCGCAATTGGAGATCTTTACCTGCACAAACTCTCGCATGTGCTCTTCGGTTATTGTGTGGCTAGATGGGCA CTATTCTCTGAACTCTTGAATTGGTTCATGTTCTTCTGTTTCCCTCGAACGCTGTCGAATAGTCTTGAGACAGTCCTCACGCTCGTAGGATTGTATTACTGGCCATGCTTGAGAGCTTCTTCTAGTAGAGACCCTGCAGTGTCAAGGAGCTGGGGCTTGTTTGTTGCGGCACTTGCTTGTGCTATAAGACCAACAAGTGCAATTATATGGGCATACATTGGTCTACTTGAGTTGTGGTTCACGAGTGATAGAATGAAATTCATCTTTCTCGAGACTATTCCTATTGG GGCGCTGGTACTAGGATTTACATTCTTACTGGACCGACTGGTGTATGGGTCGTGGGTCTTTGTCCCACTTAACTTTCTCAAGTTCAATTTTCTCTCCTCGGGTGGTGACTACTATGGGACTCATGTGTGGCACTGGTACTTTAGTCAGGGATTCACTGTTATGCTATTTACATTCTTGCCCTTCTCCCTAGCGGGCATCGCCATGGCCAAACACTGGAGACTCTCGGGCCTCATTGGCTGGGTCTTAGGGCTTTACAGTGTCCTTGGGCACAAAGAATTCAG GTTTGTGTTGCCTGTTCTTCCTGTAGCTTTGATCTTCTCTGGTGTTTATCTGGCTTCGTTATCAAACCCTCATGGTTTGAGAAATAAGAAGGAGCAATCTTCAAAAAGCTGCATGATATGGCCAGCAAAAATGAGATGGGCAGTGGTTTTCTTGCTAGTTACCAACATTCCAATGGCATTGTATATGAGCTTGGTTCATCAG AGGGGAAGTGAAGATGTGATGAACTTTCTATCAAGAGAGGCAGCCAATGATAGGTTGAAGAGCATCCTCTTCCTGATGCCTTGCCATGCCACGCCTTACTACTCTGCCCTTCACCGCAACATTCCAATGCGTTTCTTAGACTGCTCTCCGAG TGAGGAGAGGAGCATCCCAGATGAATCGGACGGTTTCATGATGGACCCATCAGGCTTTGCTTCTGAACTAGCCAAAAACTGGTCGCTTCCAAGTCACATTGTGTTGTTTGATtcagaagaaagaaaactGCAGGAATTTCTGTCACTGCATTCTTTTAAAGAG ATAAAGAGATTTTTCCATGCCAACTTCAAGGTGGACCGGGACCTGCAAGCATCAGTTGCCGTTTATGCTTTGACAGCTCCATGA
- the LOC116205817 gene encoding GPI mannosyltransferase 3 isoform X3, with protein MSLLPRFFLSRPNSRENPDVPPLAITSRRRHLGISVSTDHCQHRPSVRQATRAAMRRQRINVPSPDPDRDKSQNPPHSTEKRPKPQDSHSFHSERNVFLLCLAMRAVNSLLVQTYFNPDEHWQALEVAHKIAFGYGHLTWEWKEGIRSYLHPMVFALLYKVLALLGLDKPWLMVKAPRLLQSFFCAIGDLYLHKLSHVLFGYCVARWALFSELLNWFMFFCFPRTLSNSLETVLTLVGLYYWPCLRASSSRDPAVSRSWGLFVAALACAIRPTSAIIWAYIGLLELWFTSDRMKFIFLETIPIGALVLGFTFLLDRLVYGSWVFVPLNFLKFNFLSSGGDYYGTHVWHWYFSQGFTVMLFTFLPFSLAGIAMAKHWRLSGLIGWVLGLYSVLGHKEFRFVLPVLPVALIFSGVYLASLSNPHGLRNKKEQSSKSCMIWPAKMRWAVVFLLVTNIPMALYMSLVHQRGSEDVMNFLSREAANDRLKSILFLMPCHATPYYSALHRNIPMRFLDCSPSEERSIPDESDGFMMDPSGFASELAKNWSLPSHIVLFDSEERKLQEFLSLHSFKEVDRDLQASVAVYALTAP; from the exons CAGCAATGAGAAGACAGAGAATCAATGTCCCGTCCCCTGATCCTGACAGGGACAAATCCCAGAATCCACCTCATTCCACTGAAAAGAGACCAAAGCCGCAAGACTCTCATTCCTTTCActcagaaaggaatgtctTTCTGCTATGTTTGGCAATGCGGGCGGTGAACTCTTTGCTGGTCCAAACATACTTTAACCCAGATGAGCATTGGCAAGCTCTTGAAGTTGCCCACAAAATTGCATTTGG CTATGGACATTTAACATGGGAGTGGAAAGAGGGTATCCGTAGTTACTTGCATCCAATGGTTTTTGCTCTGCTCTACAAAGTTCTTGCCCTTTTGGGTCTTGATAAACCTTGGCTCATG GTGAAGGCTCCAAGGTTGCTCCAGTCCTTCTTTTGCGCAATTGGAGATCTTTACCTGCACAAACTCTCGCATGTGCTCTTCGGTTATTGTGTGGCTAGATGGGCA CTATTCTCTGAACTCTTGAATTGGTTCATGTTCTTCTGTTTCCCTCGAACGCTGTCGAATAGTCTTGAGACAGTCCTCACGCTCGTAGGATTGTATTACTGGCCATGCTTGAGAGCTTCTTCTAGTAGAGACCCTGCAGTGTCAAGGAGCTGGGGCTTGTTTGTTGCGGCACTTGCTTGTGCTATAAGACCAACAAGTGCAATTATATGGGCATACATTGGTCTACTTGAGTTGTGGTTCACGAGTGATAGAATGAAATTCATCTTTCTCGAGACTATTCCTATTGG GGCGCTGGTACTAGGATTTACATTCTTACTGGACCGACTGGTGTATGGGTCGTGGGTCTTTGTCCCACTTAACTTTCTCAAGTTCAATTTTCTCTCCTCGGGTGGTGACTACTATGGGACTCATGTGTGGCACTGGTACTTTAGTCAGGGATTCACTGTTATGCTATTTACATTCTTGCCCTTCTCCCTAGCGGGCATCGCCATGGCCAAACACTGGAGACTCTCGGGCCTCATTGGCTGGGTCTTAGGGCTTTACAGTGTCCTTGGGCACAAAGAATTCAG GTTTGTGTTGCCTGTTCTTCCTGTAGCTTTGATCTTCTCTGGTGTTTATCTGGCTTCGTTATCAAACCCTCATGGTTTGAGAAATAAGAAGGAGCAATCTTCAAAAAGCTGCATGATATGGCCAGCAAAAATGAGATGGGCAGTGGTTTTCTTGCTAGTTACCAACATTCCAATGGCATTGTATATGAGCTTGGTTCATCAG AGGGGAAGTGAAGATGTGATGAACTTTCTATCAAGAGAGGCAGCCAATGATAGGTTGAAGAGCATCCTCTTCCTGATGCCTTGCCATGCCACGCCTTACTACTCTGCCCTTCACCGCAACATTCCAATGCGTTTCTTAGACTGCTCTCCGAG TGAGGAGAGGAGCATCCCAGATGAATCGGACGGTTTCATGATGGACCCATCAGGCTTTGCTTCTGAACTAGCCAAAAACTGGTCGCTTCCAAGTCACATTGTGTTGTTTGATtcagaagaaagaaaactGCAGGAATTTCTGTCACTGCATTCTTTTAAAGAG GTGGACCGGGACCTGCAAGCATCAGTTGCCGTTTATGCTTTGACAGCTCCATGA